From Denitrovibrio acetiphilus DSM 12809, the proteins below share one genomic window:
- a CDS encoding response regulator, which produces MTKDINVMIVDDEREILKMLETAFRKSEFKSVKSFYNPVEAVRAYDGSNFDVVLLDIMMPEMDGIEVLNKLKEKNKNVKVIMMTAYSTLDRVLKSHKIGADHYILKPFRNLRDVEAKIRQVLAE; this is translated from the coding sequence ATGACTAAAGACATTAATGTTATGATTGTTGATGATGAACGGGAAATTCTCAAAATGCTTGAGACAGCATTCAGAAAATCTGAGTTTAAAAGCGTTAAGTCTTTTTATAATCCTGTTGAAGCAGTGAGAGCATATGACGGATCAAACTTTGATGTTGTTCTGCTTGATATTATGATGCCTGAAATGGACGGGATCGAAGTTCTGAATAAGCTCAAAGAAAAAAATAAAAATGTGAAAGTTATTATGATGACAGCTTACTCAACTCTTGATAGAGTTTTGAAAAGCCACAAGATCGGAGCTGACCATTACATCCTGAAGCCTTTCAGAAACCTGCGGGATGTTGAAGCTAAAATCAGGCAGGTGCTGGCAGAGTGA